The genomic stretch GTCCATTTTCTATGTGCCCCCCTCCCAGGAGTccctgtctctatttctgccacaGCCTACCATACACCTGTACCAAAATGAAGGTTTCATGAGAGGTGTCAGGAGAGCAGGCTGGGTTTGGAAAATTTCTGCAACttctcccattttcttctttcattgctTCACTGGCCAGGGGGCAGATGAAGGAAGATTTTCCTGCTCTTAAGTGAActcagaggtgggggtggggttcccATAAAGGCCTCACCACTGCCCCTCTTCTAAACAAAGGAGGATCTAGACCTCTAACCTGAGGGGGGAAAAATCACTTTGCACCAAGAGTCATTCTTTTTGTAACACTGCTCTTTCTCATCATTATAAATGgtgactcaaaaaaaaagaaaaaaatggaaagaaaaaaaatggtaactcACTTTGGCATTGCTTGGTTGCCAGAACTGCCCAAGAAAGAGGGCTTTCTCTGTCAGAATCTGCACAAGATCATACAATCCTTCCTCTCTGTTGACCTATAGCCAAGATAGCAGATTTTGGTACATTTTTTGGTAAGCATCTCTTATCATCATTCCCTAACATTTCCTATAGCCATCGCCCTATTTCACTCTTCATCATCTCATGCTTGGTTTATAATTTCCTAATGAATGTCTCTACACCTAACCCCATCACAGCTCCAATCCATTTTTCACATTGCCAccagattatttttccttttgccaaaAATGCCCAGTAACTCCCAGAAAATGACAGGATCATATTTCAATCTTCAGCTTGGTGTTCAGGGtcttccccaaactttttttGCCCTACATTTCCACCTTTATCTCCCATCACTTCTATTCCTACACTTTCCATTCCAGGCAAACTGGTTACCTTCTTGTCACTGGAACAGATTTCctacctctgtgtctttcttcAAGCCATTTCCTCTCCTGGAATGCCCTTCTGTGTTTTCTCATGCTGTCCTTCAGGGCCCACCTTAAGTGTGCCCTTCCTCCTTGAAGCATTCTAGCCACATCTGCTTCATTTAAACAGATAGCATATATTTGACAATGAGCATATGCTCAGGTACTGTaatctttttctatttatgtacCTTATCTCTCCAGCTAGATTTTAAATTCAAGCAagagaacaattttttttgtcAGTTGAAACATACAAGTTTATTAATGATACACAAATGAAGTCTTTGGTGAATAAATTCAAGTCAAAACAGATGATAGAAGTGTAGGCTATTCATGATGGACAGGTTCACTGTCAATTCACATAAAGGAACcagtaaaaatatttccattcaaGCAGCACGATTAAAGTCACAAATGTGTTTTCAGTACAAGAGGACTATTTATTTGGTATTCATAAAATTATTCAGCTTAAAGCTGGAGACTGTCACAGATAACATCACTCTGGATGATACATTATTCAAAACTGGCAGCTGAAAGGATCCCTTTACTATATAAGCAAGTGGAAAAGCAGTAACTTTCAATTTTCATTGCTTCCAGACTGCAAAACCAGACATTTCTTCAAGTCTCTGAGACACATAGCCAATCAGAATTTGTCCACTAGTTTTATAACTTTTACTTTCACCAAGAGGTCATGGTGATCTGCTAAGGCTCGAATTTTCTTAACGCACACTCCAGATGTAGTGCATAAGTAAAAAAGGGAACCTTTATTGAACTCTCTGTAGTTGAATACTTCTGCTCTGAGATTGTCATAGATGATCTCAAATAGAGTCAGGGCATTAATAAGAATTTCTGATTCCACATAAGAATTGTAGAGGGAACTAAATGATGATGGCACTTGGGTACTGAGCAGTTTTTTTAACATATCTGGATTTTCAGCAAAATTcgaaagtattttcaaaatctCAACCTTGATTTTTCCACCTCCCTGAGATAACAAACGGAAAAAGTTTGCAATGGAATTGACAAGCAGGTGCTGGTAGTCATTAGTAATAGTCatgtttgttaaaaattttagtcCAACTACCTGTACTGCTGAGTTCAGGTTAGAGGCCATGATGTCATCCATCACTTTATTCATGTATACCTGAAGCCGGCCCTGATTTTCATAATTCTCACTCAGGTTGTTCATGGCCATTAAGGCTTTTTCCTTAATGTGGGGATCAGTTTTGTTGATCATGTTTGCAATAATTGGGAGGCCTCCCAATTTGCGAATTGTGTCTTGGTTGCATGAATAATTGGCATTGTTGCTCAGAGTGAGCAAAGCTACCTGTTGGATGAAAGGATCATCCGATTTCTGAAGCAAAGCAAGGACTTTCCTGAGATCTCGAACACCCAGAATCTCATCAATTTCATAAGGAAAGGGGCGCTTCTGCATGGGAATgggtctcttccctctccctctctgctggGTCTCAGGCTCAGAGTCTGACTCCGATTCTGTGTCCGTCCACCCAGACTCCCCTTCTTCAGAATCAGGAACCTCTGCCAGGAAAGCCTGTCCTCCATTAGCGGAGGCTGCGGCAGCTGCCGCAGCCCCATCTCCAGGGCGGAAGCCCAGCCCCAATTCGTCTACTTCAaccttatttttcttgcctttgccCTTGCCTCCAGTCCGGGACTTGGTTCCACCCTTAGCTCCACCTTTGGGTACAGCTCCAGTAGCTGACCCGGCCTTAGGTATAGCCCCAGTATGAGCCCCAGGGGTTGTTTTCTTGGCGGCTGCTGCTGTTCTAGAGGACCCTGAAGTCccaggagcctctgcagcccCAGTAGGGGCTGCTGCCCCAGAAGGCACTGCAGCCCCAGAAGGTGCTGCTGCCCCAGAAGATGCTGTTGCCCCAGAAAGTGCTGCT from Phocoena phocoena chromosome X, mPhoPho1.1, whole genome shotgun sequence encodes the following:
- the ARMCX2 gene encoding armadillo repeat-containing X-linked protein 2, translating into MSRVRDAGCVAAGIVIGASAWYCVYKYARGRNQMKKRLAKPKTRAVAGTGARARAGLRAGFTIDLGPGFGPPTPVHTGAEVRVQDETSALDMTGAEAVAPAASSAKAQSGAGSQDQEAEGAGVGPKAESEATVASTVAPAPWEAEASVAAETSTMTGAPKLAEAPGTAQAPGAPAPTEAAPPTEAVEASIPATPTVIAALSGATASSGAAAPSGAAVPSGAAAPTGAAEAPGTSGSSRTAAAAKKTTPGAHTGAIPKAGSATGAVPKGGAKGGTKSRTGGKGKGKKNKVEVDELGLGFRPGDGAAAAAAASANGGQAFLAEVPDSEEGESGWTDTESESDSEPETQQRGRGKRPIPMQKRPFPYEIDEILGVRDLRKVLALLQKSDDPFIQQVALLTLSNNANYSCNQDTIRKLGGLPIIANMINKTDPHIKEKALMAMNNLSENYENQGRLQVYMNKVMDDIMASNLNSAVQVVGLKFLTNMTITNDYQHLLVNSIANFFRLLSQGGGKIKVEILKILSNFAENPDMLKKLLSTQVPSSFSSLYNSYVESEILINALTLFEIIYDNLRAEVFNYREFNKGSLFYLCTTSGVCVKKIRALADHHDLLVKVKVIKLVDKF